The genomic interval CGCGATCATGACAAGGACGAGCTGAGCCATTATTCCTGCGGCACAGCCGACATCGAATATGCGTTCCCCTTCCTGCCGCCGGGCGAGTACGGCGAGCTGGAGGGGATCGCCCATCGTGGCGATTTCGATCTGCGCAGCCACATGGAAGGGAAGCTTGTGCGCGAGGGGGATCAACTGGTTGTCGAGAAGGATGCCGACGGTAAGCCGCGCCATCGCGGCAGCGGCAAGGACCTGTCGTACTACGACGACATCACGCGCGAGCGTTTCATACCGCACGTTATCGAGCCCTCGGCTGGCGCGGATCGGGCCACGCTCGCGTTTCTGTGCGAGGCTTATACCGAGGACAAGGTGCCCGACGAGAACGGCAACCCGCGCGAGCGCGTGTTCTTGAAGCTGCACCCGCGGCTGGCGCCCGTGAAAGCGGCCGTGTTCCCACTGGTCAAGAAGGATGGCATGCCCGAGGTGGCGCAGAAGATCTATCGCGACCTGAAGAAGCGATTCAACGTCTATTACGACGAAAAGGGAGCGGTCGGCCGCCGCTACGCCCGGCAGGATGAAGTCGGGACGCCGGTCTGCATTACGGTCGACGGCGAAACGCTGTCGGGCGGGACCGTAACGTTCCGTGACCGCGATTCGCTGAAGCAATGGCGCGTGAAAGTCGACGATTGCGTCAACGAACTGGCAGGGCTGCTACAGACATAAGGAGTGCGGCCCTTCGGGCCATACCGTTAATCAGGCCATTGCTGCGATCGCGGCGACGACGACCATCACGGCGCCGATCGCCGCCTTCGACAGGGTGCCGAATAGCCGGCCCCAAAAGGCGGCGTGTCCCACGCGCCAACTGGCGACCAGGCCGCGACCGCCGTGAAATTCCAGCGCCAGCGCGCCGGCCATAGCGCCGACGGCTCCGCCCAAGATGGCCGCCACGGCCGAGCCGATAATCGGCACCGGCAGCCCGACCATGGCGCCAGCCATCGCACCCAGCATTGCTCCGCCGAGCGCCCCGACGGCGCCGCGACGTGTTCCGCCGGCGCGATTCGCGGCGGCTGATCCGGCGGCAAATTCGACGGCCTCGCCGCCGACGGCCAGCGCCAATAGCGCGCCCAAGATGATCGGTGCCGTCTCGAGACGCGATTCCGCCGGGGCGAGCCAGGTTACGGCGCAGGCCAGCACCAGGATCAACCAATTGCCGGGCAGGCCGAACAGGGTCATGCACCAACACACGACCAACAGCACACAGTAGATCAGGAACAGCGGCAGGTCGATTAACAGGGTATGCACAGCGTGCCCGCTCCGCCGTTTGCCGCGGCGCTAGGGTGTGTCGGACTGACTCAGATGCATTTTACGTTGCGCGGAATTCGAGTGTCCGGCACGGCCGCGATAGGATATTCGTTACAGCCGCGCAACTCTTCGCCAGAAACTTCGTTGCCCCGGCGCAGCTCCGTAGGTTTTTGCCACGGCGCAAAATAAAACCCACCGGGACGCACCGGCGGGTTGGTGTGCGAAGCGCTTCGCGCGTTGTACGACTTCGAAATAGCGTAGGACCCGGAAGGTGCTACGGACTACTCGGCGCCGGCCAACGGCTCTTTCTTCTCAGTGATCACCGGGCATTGGGTGGCCATCTCCGCGTTGAGCGCGGTGAAGTCTTTCCACTCTTCCGGCAAGTTATCCTCGTGGAAAATGGCTTCCACGGGGCACTCGGGGACGCAAGCTTCGCAATCGATGCACTCATCCGGATGGATGTACAGCATCTGCTCGCCTTCGTAGAAACACTCGACGGGGCACACGACGACGCAGTCCGTGTACTTACAACCAAAACACGGCTCAGCAACAACGTGAGTCATGGGAAACGCTTCTCCTTTCGGCTCACCTACCGCAAACAAAGGGGCCGCAAACAAGGGGGTCTGAATGCGGGGCGCACCATACACGGGGCGCTTACGATCTTTTCCGCCGCCAGACGCTTCCGCCTGCGGTCGCCGGCCATTCAACACGTCCAGGCAGGTATCGTCAAGTACTTGCCGGCGAACAAGTTGACAGCCCGGACACGCTTATCCGCCGAATCATAGGATGCACCCCGAAAGTGGTCAACTGTGGCTAACAAACTGTTTATTTTGTTGTCTCGGGTCGGCTTGCTCCGTTTTTTGATCGGTTTTAGAATCCAATAGTCGGCCCGCGTTCCGGTTACGCCCCCGAACCGTGCGGCCTTTTAGTCTCCGGCAGGGATTCGCCCCGTCCGCGCGCGCGGGTAACGAGGGTACGTCTTCGTGGCACTTTCTGACTTCGACCGAAAACTTCTCGAACGCTGCCTGGGCCGCAAGCCCCGCGCTTGGGAAGACTTCGTTGACCGATATACGGGCCTGGTGATGCACGTCATCAACCATTCGGCCCAAGCCCGGTCGATCCGCTTGTCGAACGAAGATCGCGAAGACCTGTGCGCCGAAGTCTGCATGAGCCTGGTCCGCAAGGACTTCGCCGTGTTGCGACGCTTTCGTGGTCAGAGCAGCCTGGCGACTTATTTAACGGTCGTTGCACGGCGCGTGGTCGTAAAGAATCTGCTGGCCAACAAGGCGCCAGCCCGACTGGCCGCGGTGCCCGCCCACGAGAACGGATTTCCGGCAAGCGTGAACGGCGATTCCGAAGATCGGGTCGTCAATCGCGACGAAGTGGAACGGCTGCTCGAGGATCTGGAAGATCACGAGGCTCACGTCGTGCGGCTGTACCACATCGAAGGCAAAAGCTATCGCGAAATCAGCACCGCCACCGGCGTGCCGGAAAACAGCGTCGGCCCAATGCTCAGCCGGGCGCGTGCCAAATTGCGTCGCGACGACGCGGGGCCCGTGGCTCAGTAGTGTGCAGGCGATCGCTGTGCGCTCGTCGTTAACACTATTGGTGAAAACTCTGTTGGTGTATCCCTAGTGTTCGGTCCGCGCTGACTTATTCGTCGCGCTGGGGACTACGACGCAGCTTCTTCTTCGACGACTCCTCGCGCTTCGTATCGAGGCGGCGTTCCTTCGAGGCGCGCGTGGGCCGGGTCTTGCGCCGCGTTGTGGGACGGACCGCCACTTCGGCCACCATCACACGCAGCTTTTCC from Pirellulales bacterium carries:
- a CDS encoding DUF456 family protein, yielding MHTLLIDLPLFLIYCVLLVVCWCMTLFGLPGNWLILVLACAVTWLAPAESRLETAPIILGALLALAVGGEAVEFAAGSAAANRAGGTRRGAVGALGGAMLGAMAGAMVGLPVPIIGSAVAAILGGAVGAMAGALALEFHGGRGLVASWRVGHAAFWGRLFGTLSKAAIGAVMVVVAAIAAMA
- a CDS encoding ferredoxin family protein; this translates as MTHVVAEPCFGCKYTDCVVVCPVECFYEGEQMLYIHPDECIDCEACVPECPVEAIFHEDNLPEEWKDFTALNAEMATQCPVITEKKEPLAGAE
- a CDS encoding sigma-70 family RNA polymerase sigma factor encodes the protein MALSDFDRKLLERCLGRKPRAWEDFVDRYTGLVMHVINHSAQARSIRLSNEDREDLCAEVCMSLVRKDFAVLRRFRGQSSLATYLTVVARRVVVKNLLANKAPARLAAVPAHENGFPASVNGDSEDRVVNRDEVERLLEDLEDHEAHVVRLYHIEGKSYREISTATGVPENSVGPMLSRARAKLRRDDAGPVAQ